A single genomic interval of Armatimonadota bacterium harbors:
- a CDS encoding zf-HC2 domain-containing protein: protein MFHETHNLAGYLEGALEPQVASRVERHLESCGRCRSALADMRVAKRLLSATGETIKPIHYDPELWSRVHAQIAAPPRQAPIRPRWALAGGGLALTAAAICLAIVMNLPRPGEHPGANPAHPGVHYAQKGPAKIAQAPPRSHSETGRSATPPVRGGAPEPLRPPNPRITPESGEAAPAGPPMPTPAVVPTPAPAVTKEHTLVANADTGRANVPFGAAGNAHGEVSSLAGSETKLRNRATFASKNAMKLDNQNAPSTTAQVAPPPVAEAFPADKGSSRDGFVSPVAAPTGGRSNDGPEIVAAEAPPPPSTLGLSGHVNDRALTLKARAAQPLTSYQAGIPRVGTITARTGVSTVEAHRLYADADQAFRAGKDETASTFYAEAIKSGLDSVERRTSETRLGDLAMKSNDAITAVKWYRAACAQFKDAETLTKLGDALEKSGDAKGAVAAYQQALTISPAMPAAKEGLKRVKAN from the coding sequence ATGTTCCACGAAACTCACAATCTGGCCGGGTATCTTGAGGGGGCGCTGGAGCCTCAGGTGGCGTCTCGGGTTGAGCGCCATCTGGAGTCCTGCGGCCGCTGCCGGTCGGCGTTGGCGGACATGCGTGTCGCCAAGAGACTTCTCAGCGCCACCGGCGAGACCATCAAGCCGATCCACTATGATCCGGAACTCTGGTCGCGGGTTCACGCTCAAATCGCCGCGCCGCCCCGGCAGGCTCCCATCCGTCCGCGATGGGCTCTGGCAGGGGGCGGACTCGCCCTTACCGCCGCCGCAATCTGCCTTGCCATCGTGATGAACCTCCCACGTCCGGGCGAGCATCCGGGCGCCAACCCTGCACACCCGGGCGTCCATTACGCCCAGAAGGGACCGGCGAAGATCGCGCAGGCTCCGCCGCGTTCGCATTCGGAAACCGGGCGTTCGGCGACCCCGCCCGTTCGGGGCGGGGCGCCTGAGCCTCTGCGCCCCCCAAATCCGCGGATCACTCCGGAAAGTGGAGAAGCCGCGCCGGCAGGCCCTCCCATGCCGACCCCTGCGGTTGTTCCAACGCCGGCGCCCGCCGTCACTAAAGAGCACACCCTGGTGGCGAACGCCGATACGGGCCGCGCAAATGTCCCGTTCGGGGCTGCCGGCAACGCTCATGGTGAGGTAAGCTCCCTGGCGGGCTCGGAGACCAAACTCCGTAATCGGGCAACGTTCGCCTCCAAGAACGCGATGAAGCTCGATAACCAGAACGCGCCGTCCACCACGGCGCAGGTCGCTCCTCCGCCGGTGGCGGAAGCCTTCCCGGCTGACAAGGGTTCATCGCGCGACGGCTTCGTCTCCCCGGTGGCTGCGCCGACAGGTGGCCGCAGCAACGATGGCCCCGAAATCGTGGCCGCTGAAGCTCCGCCGCCTCCCTCGACGCTAGGTCTCTCGGGACACGTGAATGATCGCGCGCTTACGCTCAAGGCCAGGGCGGCGCAGCCGCTCACATCGTATCAAGCCGGGATTCCCCGCGTGGGCACCATCACGGCGCGGACGGGCGTGTCAACGGTCGAGGCGCACCGGCTGTACGCGGATGCGGACCAAGCGTTTCGCGCCGGAAAGGATGAAACAGCGTCCACCTTCTATGCCGAGGCGATAAAGTCCGGCCTGGACTCTGTTGAGCGCCGCACCTCGGAAACACGCCTTGGCGATCTGGCAATGAAGTCGAACGATGCGATAACGGCCGTGAAATGGTATCGAGCGGCTTGCGCTCAGTTCAAAGACGCCGAGACGCTGACCAAACTGGGCGACGCTCTCGAGAAGAGCGGAGATGCGAAGGGCGCCGTGGCCGCTTACCAACAGGCCCTCACTATCAGCCCCGCGATGCCCGCCGCAAAGGAAGGCCTGAAACGCGTTAAGGCGAACTAA
- a CDS encoding sigma-70 family RNA polymerase sigma factor: MDGIIAVFTRTKFIDAGPDAVAIARCKAGDTDAFAEIVERYQGMVAGVVSRALRDPEDAEDVRVEVFVRAFRSLGGFRADAKFSTWLYRIALNTALRHAGKAARDRSFRVEQDPEKPDFLSTLPADADEGPEALVWKRMSAVAVRKAVHDLPEKQRMVIVLHYFEEKTCEEIAEIIGVNVGTVWSRIHYAVKRLRGSLNEAGE; the protein is encoded by the coding sequence TTGGATGGCATTATCGCTGTGTTCACGCGCACCAAGTTCATAGATGCCGGCCCGGACGCCGTTGCCATCGCCCGCTGCAAAGCGGGAGATACCGACGCGTTCGCCGAGATCGTGGAGCGTTACCAGGGCATGGTGGCGGGCGTGGTGTCGCGTGCATTGCGCGACCCCGAGGATGCCGAGGATGTGCGGGTGGAAGTGTTTGTCCGGGCGTTCCGGTCGCTCGGCGGCTTCCGGGCGGATGCCAAGTTCAGCACATGGCTGTACCGCATCGCCCTCAACACGGCGTTGCGTCACGCGGGAAAGGCTGCGAGGGATCGCTCCTTTCGAGTGGAACAGGATCCGGAGAAGCCGGACTTTTTGTCCACTCTTCCGGCAGACGCCGACGAAGGGCCGGAAGCGCTGGTCTGGAAGCGGATGTCGGCGGTGGCGGTTCGGAAGGCCGTGCATGACCTGCCGGAGAAGCAGCGAATGGTTATCGTTTTGCACTACTTCGAAGAGAAGACGTGCGAGGAGATTGCCGAGATAATCGGAGTGAACGTGGGAACCGTGTGGAGCCGCATCCATTACGCGGTGAAGCGGTTACGGGGAAGCCTGAATGAGGCGGGCGAGTGA